A genomic stretch from Anaerolineae bacterium includes:
- a CDS encoding nucleotide pyrophosphohydrolase — protein sequence MTNAPNASLTAIQAAVRQFRDERNWGQFHSPKNLSMSIAIEAAELMEHFQWLSTEEAAYLAQNNDQSRQAIAEELADVLIYCFSLADILAYDVGEIILAKLAKNEAKYPAERFQGRF from the coding sequence ATGACCAACGCCCCTAACGCCTCGCTTACCGCTATCCAGGCCGCGGTGCGCCAATTCAGAGACGAGCGCAACTGGGGCCAATTTCACTCGCCCAAAAATCTGAGCATGTCCATTGCCATTGAGGCCGCCGAACTGATGGAGCATTTTCAGTGGCTCAGCACTGAAGAAGCGGCCTACCTGGCCCAAAACAATGACCAATCCCGGCAGGCCATTGCCGAAGAGTTGGCCGATGTTTTGATCTACTGTTTCAGCCTGGCCGACATCCTGGCTTACGACGTGGGGGAGATTATTTTGGCGAAATTGGCTAAAAATGAGGCCAAATATCCGGCGGAAAGGTTCCAGGGGCGGTTTTAG